In the Mycolicibacterium thermoresistibile genome, one interval contains:
- a CDS encoding MlaE family ABC transporter permease: MAVDILIAMPRRPFAWRELIQQAWFVARVSIMPTLMLSIPFTVLLVFTFNILLVEFGAADFSGTGAAFGTVTQIGPVVTVLVVAGAGATAMCADLGARTIRDELDALKVMGIDPIQALVVPRVLAATIVATALSSLVVLVGLAGGFAFSVFVQNVTPGAFVAGLTLITGFADVAICLVKAALFGFAAGLIACFKGTTVKGGPAGVGNAVNETVVYSFLALFLINIVATAVGVKATL; the protein is encoded by the coding sequence ATGGCGGTCGACATCCTGATCGCAATGCCTCGCCGTCCGTTCGCGTGGCGAGAGTTGATCCAGCAGGCGTGGTTCGTCGCCCGGGTCTCGATCATGCCGACATTGATGCTGTCCATCCCGTTCACCGTGCTGCTGGTGTTCACCTTCAACATCCTGCTGGTGGAATTCGGCGCCGCGGACTTCTCCGGAACCGGTGCCGCGTTCGGTACGGTGACCCAGATCGGCCCGGTCGTCACGGTGCTGGTTGTGGCTGGCGCGGGTGCCACCGCGATGTGTGCCGATCTGGGAGCCCGGACGATTCGTGATGAGCTCGACGCGCTGAAGGTGATGGGGATCGATCCCATCCAGGCGCTCGTGGTGCCCCGCGTGCTGGCCGCGACGATTGTCGCCACCGCCTTGTCCTCGTTGGTTGTATTGGTCGGTTTGGCAGGTGGATTCGCATTCTCGGTGTTTGTCCAGAACGTGACTCCGGGTGCGTTCGTCGCCGGTTTGACTTTGATCACCGGATTCGCGGACGTGGCCATCTGTCTGGTCAAGGCGGCCCTGTTCGGATTCGCGGCAGGGCTGATCGCCTGCTTCAAGGGTACGACCGTGAAGGGCGGGCCCGCGGGGGTCGGGAACGCGGTCAACGAGACCGTCGTGTACTCGTTCCTCGCGCTGTTCCTGATCAATATCGTGGCAACTGCGGTTGGGGTGAAGGCGACGTTATGA
- a CDS encoding acyl-CoA dehydrogenase family protein: MNVVLNDEETMLVETVRAFIDRDVKPTVREVEHANEYPQAWIEQMKRIGIYGLAIPESYGGSPVSMPCYVEVTQELSRGWMSLAGAMGGHTVVAKLLTLFGTEEQKQRYLPAMATGEIRATMALTEPGGGSDLQNMTTTALPGPGGGLVINGAKTWISNARRSGLIALLCKTDPDATPRHRGISVVLVEQGTTGLSVSRDLPKLGYKGVESCELVFDDCRVPASAILGGEPGKGFTQMMKGLETGRIQVAARALGVATAALEDALAYAQQRESFGQPIWKHQAIGHYLADMATKLTAARQLTRYAAERYDSGQRCDMEAGMAKLFASEVAMEIALNAVRIHGGYGYSTEFDVERYFRDAPLMIVGEGTNEIQRNVIVSQLVARNTV, translated from the coding sequence GTGAATGTCGTCCTCAACGATGAAGAGACCATGCTGGTCGAGACGGTGCGGGCGTTCATCGACCGCGACGTCAAGCCCACCGTGCGCGAGGTCGAACACGCCAACGAATATCCGCAGGCGTGGATCGAGCAGATGAAACGCATCGGCATCTACGGGCTGGCGATCCCGGAGTCCTACGGCGGCTCACCGGTGTCGATGCCGTGTTACGTCGAGGTGACCCAGGAGCTGTCGCGCGGCTGGATGAGCCTGGCCGGGGCGATGGGCGGGCACACCGTGGTGGCCAAACTGTTGACGCTGTTCGGCACCGAGGAACAGAAACAGCGCTACCTGCCGGCGATGGCCACCGGCGAGATCCGCGCGACCATGGCGCTCACCGAGCCCGGCGGCGGATCGGATCTGCAGAACATGACCACCACCGCGCTGCCCGGCCCCGGCGGCGGCCTGGTGATCAACGGCGCCAAGACCTGGATCAGCAACGCCCGGCGCTCCGGGCTGATCGCGTTGTTGTGCAAGACCGATCCCGACGCCACCCCGCGGCACCGGGGCATCTCGGTGGTGCTGGTGGAACAGGGCACCACCGGGCTGTCGGTGTCACGCGATCTGCCCAAACTCGGCTACAAGGGGGTGGAGTCCTGCGAGCTGGTCTTCGACGACTGCCGGGTGCCGGCCTCGGCGATCCTCGGCGGTGAGCCCGGCAAGGGCTTCACGCAGATGATGAAGGGCCTGGAGACCGGGCGCATCCAGGTCGCCGCCCGCGCGCTGGGAGTGGCCACCGCCGCCCTGGAGGACGCCCTGGCCTACGCCCAGCAGCGGGAGAGCTTCGGCCAACCGATCTGGAAGCATCAGGCCATCGGCCACTACCTGGCCGACATGGCCACCAAACTCACCGCCGCCCGCCAGCTCACCCGCTACGCCGCCGAACGCTACGACAGCGGCCAGCGCTGCGACATGGAGGCCGGCATGGCCAAACTGTTCGCCTCCGAGGTCGCCATGGAGATCGCGCTCAACGCCGTGCGCATCCACGGCGGCTACGGCTACTCCACCGAATTCGACGTGGAACGCTACTTCCGCGACGCCCCGCTGATGATCGTCGGCGAAGGCACCAACGAGATCCAGCGCAACGTCATCGTCAGCCAACTCGTGGCCCGCAATACTGTTTAG
- a CDS encoding MCE family protein, translated as MKPFAERNRVTVGAVGVLIVAMLVVGALQYDKLMFWTDKSYTAYFTQAGGLRAGAMVQVSGLRSGRVTSVALEGSQVRVKFDVNRKVRLGDRSEAAIKTKSLLGAKYLEITTRGDGVLGGPIPADRTTPPYELPDALGDLATTISGLDTIGVSDSLATLAETFSGTAPDVQQAVQGLSAFSETIDRRNRHLRELLADARKVSDVLGERSEQIVKLVRHSNALLIALQQQSVALDQISHHISLFARQTSELVAENRAELRPALDKLNGVLTIVDNRRDRLQETLPLLNKYVMQLGESVASGPFFKAYIVNLLPGQFLQPFIDAAFSDLGLDPNVLSPSERTDPLTGQAATPALPVPYPRTGQGGEPHLTLPDAITGKPGDPRYPYREPLPAPPPGGPPPGPPAEAPPNEASDQPSPQPTLVLAPGEPGAPAPSVPPPPPEAVP; from the coding sequence GTGAAGCCCTTCGCAGAACGAAACCGCGTGACCGTCGGCGCCGTCGGCGTGCTGATCGTAGCCATGCTGGTCGTCGGCGCATTGCAGTACGACAAGTTGATGTTCTGGACCGACAAGTCGTACACGGCGTACTTCACGCAGGCCGGTGGTCTACGGGCCGGCGCCATGGTCCAGGTCTCCGGACTACGGTCGGGCCGGGTCACCAGTGTGGCACTCGAAGGCAGCCAGGTCCGGGTGAAATTCGATGTGAACCGCAAGGTGCGGCTCGGCGATCGCAGTGAGGCGGCGATCAAGACCAAGAGCCTGCTCGGTGCGAAGTACCTGGAGATCACCACCCGCGGCGACGGTGTCCTCGGCGGGCCCATTCCCGCCGACCGGACCACGCCGCCGTATGAACTGCCCGACGCGCTGGGCGATCTGGCGACCACCATCAGCGGGCTGGACACCATCGGGGTGTCGGACTCCCTGGCCACGCTCGCCGAGACGTTCTCCGGTACCGCACCGGATGTGCAGCAGGCGGTGCAGGGGTTGTCGGCGTTCTCCGAGACCATCGACCGGCGCAATCGGCATCTGCGGGAACTGCTGGCTGACGCCCGGAAGGTCTCCGATGTGCTCGGCGAGCGCAGCGAACAGATCGTCAAATTGGTTCGGCACAGCAACGCGCTGTTGATCGCCTTGCAGCAGCAGAGTGTTGCGCTGGATCAGATTTCGCACCACATCTCGCTGTTCGCCCGCCAGACCTCCGAGCTGGTCGCCGAGAACCGCGCCGAGCTGCGGCCGGCGCTGGACAAGTTGAACGGCGTCCTGACCATCGTCGACAACCGTCGCGATCGGCTGCAGGAGACCTTGCCGCTGTTGAACAAGTACGTGATGCAACTCGGCGAGTCGGTGGCGTCCGGACCGTTCTTCAAGGCATACATCGTCAACCTGCTGCCCGGTCAGTTCCTGCAGCCGTTCATCGATGCCGCCTTCTCCGACCTCGGCCTGGATCCGAACGTGTTGTCGCCGAGCGAACGGACCGATCCGCTGACGGGTCAGGCGGCCACGCCTGCGCTGCCTGTTCCCTATCCGCGCACCGGCCAGGGCGGTGAACCGCACCTGACCCTGCCGGATGCCATCACCGGCAAGCCGGGTGATCCGCGTTATCCGTATCGGGAACCGTTGCCGGCACCGCCACCCGGGGGCCCGCCACCGGGTCCGCCGGCAGAAGCTCCGCCGAACGAGGCGAGCGATCAGCCGAGTCCACAACCGACGCTCGTGCTGGCCCCCGGTGAACCCGGTGCGCCTGCGCCGTCGGTGCCGCCACCACCTCCGGAGGCCGTGCCGTGA
- a CDS encoding MCE family protein — protein sequence MTQLNRHRNIALAAVLVLTLVAGMIILVRMYAASDRVQYTAYFENSNGVYPGDEVRILGVPVGQIDTVEPEPDRAKITFWVSEKYRVPADVRAVILSPQLVTARSIELTPAYTGGPTLQPGEVIPEDRTAVPVEWDDLREQLEKLTDALQPTEPGGVSTLGEFINTSAENLRGQGTDIRETVIKLSQAISILGDHSDDLFTSIKNVSLLVSALHDSTDLLRQLNANLAQATGLLTNGPNEVGQALADLDAAVRDVTDFVADNREAVGTTTNRLASITSALDESVEEVKQALHIAPNTLANFYNIYQPAQAALTGALAVNNFADPVSFLCGAIQAASRLGAEESSKLCVQYLAPIVKNRQYNFLPFGLNPFVGAAARPNEITYSEDWMRPDYRPMSLPAPADQSLPAEEPVVPAVRAADPSQGLPGLMIPHGGGR from the coding sequence GTGACGCAGCTGAACCGTCATCGAAACATCGCGCTCGCCGCCGTGCTGGTGCTCACGCTGGTGGCCGGGATGATCATCCTGGTGCGGATGTACGCCGCCAGTGACCGAGTGCAGTACACCGCCTACTTCGAGAACAGCAACGGCGTCTACCCGGGCGACGAGGTCCGCATCCTCGGAGTTCCCGTCGGGCAGATCGACACTGTGGAGCCGGAGCCGGACCGGGCCAAGATCACGTTCTGGGTGAGCGAAAAGTACCGTGTCCCCGCCGACGTTCGCGCGGTCATCCTGTCCCCGCAGCTGGTGACGGCCCGCTCCATCGAGCTGACACCCGCCTACACCGGCGGACCCACCCTGCAACCGGGCGAGGTCATTCCCGAGGACCGCACCGCCGTGCCGGTGGAGTGGGACGATCTGCGCGAGCAGCTGGAGAAGCTCACCGATGCGCTGCAACCCACCGAACCGGGTGGGGTGAGCACCCTCGGCGAGTTCATCAACACCTCGGCGGAGAACCTGCGTGGGCAGGGCACCGACATCCGGGAGACTGTGATCAAGTTGAGCCAGGCGATATCGATCCTGGGTGACCACAGCGACGATCTGTTCACCTCGATCAAGAACGTGTCGCTGTTGGTCTCGGCGCTGCACGACAGCACCGATCTACTGCGTCAGCTGAACGCGAACCTGGCGCAGGCGACCGGTTTGCTCACCAACGGTCCCAACGAGGTCGGTCAGGCGCTTGCGGATCTCGACGCCGCGGTGCGGGACGTCACGGACTTCGTCGCCGACAACCGCGAGGCCGTCGGCACGACCACCAACAGGCTCGCCTCGATCACCTCGGCGCTCGACGAGAGCGTCGAGGAGGTCAAGCAGGCACTGCACATCGCCCCGAATACGCTGGCGAACTTCTACAACATCTATCAACCCGCGCAGGCCGCTCTGACCGGTGCGCTGGCGGTCAACAACTTCGCGGACCCGGTGTCGTTCCTGTGCGGAGCCATCCAGGCGGCGTCGCGGCTCGGGGCGGAGGAGTCCTCGAAGCTGTGTGTGCAGTATCTGGCGCCGATCGTGAAGAACCGGCAGTACAACTTCCTGCCGTTCGGGCTCAACCCGTTCGTGGGGGCGGCGGCCCGGCCGAACGAGATCACCTACAGCGAGGATTGGATGCGACCCGATTACCGCCCTATGTCGCTGCCGGCACCCGCAGACCAGTCGCTGCCGGCCGAGGAGCCCGTCGTCCCCGCGGTCCGGGCAGCGGATCCGAGCCAGGGTTTGCCGGGGCTGATGATTCCCCACGGAGGCGGCCGATGA
- a CDS encoding ABC transporter permease, whose product MPRIRRTADKVLDSLARLGDQAQFYGRTFGSIGEAFVHYKVEVVRLIAQMSLGVGALAVIGGTIVIVAFLTLSTGALVAVQGYNQFADIGVEALTGFASAYFNVRLIAPITAGIALAATIGAGATAQLGAMRINEEIDALEVMGIRSLTYLASTRLIAGVIVVIPLYCVAILMSFLAARFGTTFVYGQSTGVYDHYFNTFLRPTDVIWSFFQAVVMAIVIMIVHTYYGYNASGGPAGVGESVGRAVRTSLIATVFVTVFVSLAIYGQSGNFNLSG is encoded by the coding sequence ATGCCGCGTATCCGGCGCACCGCCGACAAGGTACTGGATTCGCTTGCCCGGCTGGGAGATCAGGCGCAGTTCTACGGCCGCACGTTCGGTTCGATCGGCGAGGCTTTCGTTCACTACAAGGTTGAGGTGGTCCGCCTCATCGCCCAGATGAGTCTGGGCGTGGGCGCGTTGGCGGTTATCGGCGGCACGATCGTGATCGTGGCCTTCCTCACGCTGTCCACGGGCGCGCTGGTGGCCGTCCAGGGCTACAACCAGTTCGCCGATATCGGAGTGGAGGCGCTCACCGGTTTCGCCTCCGCGTACTTCAACGTCCGTTTGATCGCACCGATCACCGCGGGGATCGCGCTGGCAGCGACGATCGGGGCAGGAGCCACTGCGCAACTCGGCGCAATGCGGATCAACGAGGAGATCGACGCGCTGGAGGTGATGGGTATCAGGTCACTGACGTATCTGGCGTCGACGCGGCTCATCGCCGGCGTGATCGTGGTGATCCCGTTGTATTGTGTCGCCATCCTGATGTCGTTCCTGGCAGCGCGATTCGGGACGACCTTCGTCTATGGACAGTCCACGGGCGTATACGACCACTACTTCAACACATTCCTGCGGCCGACGGACGTCATCTGGTCGTTCTTCCAGGCGGTCGTGATGGCGATCGTGATCATGATCGTGCACACCTACTACGGGTACAACGCTTCGGGCGGACCGGCTGGGGTCGGCGAGTCGGTCGGTCGTGCGGTACGGACGTCGCTGATCGCGACGGTGTTCGTGACCGTATTCGTGTCATTGGCCATCTACGGCCAGTCGGGCAACTTCAACCTCTCCGGGTGA
- a CDS encoding MCE family protein produces MNLTRRILLQLAVFVGVAVIAGSVMIVGVIKLPALALGVGRYTVTVELPEAAGLYEGGNVTYRGTTVGRIRDVRLTDTGVEAVLSLDSGIDIPSNLRAEVHSQSAVGEQYVALLPRDGESPPLRDGDVVSRENVKVPPNINALVAATNRGLQAIPRENLETVVDESYNAVGGLGPELARLVSGSASLAIEARKNLDSLTALIDQSQPVLDSQVDTSDSIARWARNLAALTAQLKIHDPAVRGLLDNGAGAGEQGRLLFERLKPTLPVLMANLVSVGEVAVTYNAGIEQLLVLLPPSVAALQAAGVANFNTKQDYKGAYLNFNLNVNLPPPCVTGYFPTQQRRSPALVDSPDLPPGDVYCRVPQDSTVLAVRGARNIPCLNKPGKRAPTAQLCESDEEYTPLNDGMNWKGDPNATLSGQDIPEVRRGPGAAQVSTSGPVAPPSIAVTEYDPATGTYVGPDGRLYTQSNLVRSAFEVKTWESLMLPPGG; encoded by the coding sequence ATGAACCTCACTCGTCGAATTCTGCTGCAGCTGGCTGTCTTTGTCGGCGTCGCCGTCATCGCAGGCTCGGTGATGATCGTCGGGGTGATCAAGTTGCCCGCGCTGGCGCTGGGGGTCGGACGTTACACCGTCACGGTCGAACTGCCGGAGGCCGCCGGACTGTACGAGGGTGGCAACGTCACTTATCGGGGTACCACCGTCGGGAGAATCAGAGACGTCCGGCTGACCGACACCGGGGTGGAGGCGGTGTTGTCGCTCGACTCCGGAATCGACATCCCGTCGAATCTGCGGGCCGAGGTGCACAGTCAGTCCGCTGTCGGCGAGCAGTATGTGGCGCTACTACCTCGCGACGGGGAGTCACCGCCGCTGCGGGATGGGGACGTGGTCTCGCGGGAGAACGTGAAGGTGCCGCCCAATATCAATGCCTTGGTCGCCGCGACCAATCGTGGGCTGCAGGCGATTCCACGAGAAAACCTTGAGACCGTGGTCGATGAGTCGTACAACGCGGTGGGTGGGTTGGGCCCCGAGTTGGCCCGGCTGGTGAGCGGCTCCGCGTCGTTGGCGATCGAGGCGCGCAAGAACCTCGACTCGCTGACGGCGCTGATCGACCAATCCCAGCCGGTGCTGGATTCCCAGGTGGACACCTCGGATTCGATCGCTCGCTGGGCACGGAACCTGGCCGCGCTCACCGCTCAGCTCAAGATCCACGATCCCGCCGTGCGTGGCCTTCTCGACAACGGAGCGGGGGCCGGTGAACAGGGCCGCCTGCTCTTCGAGCGGCTCAAACCGACGCTGCCGGTGCTCATGGCCAACCTGGTCAGCGTCGGTGAGGTGGCCGTCACGTACAACGCCGGAATCGAACAATTGTTGGTTCTGTTGCCGCCCAGCGTCGCCGCCCTGCAAGCGGCCGGTGTGGCGAACTTCAACACCAAGCAGGACTACAAGGGCGCCTACCTGAACTTCAATTTGAATGTCAACCTGCCACCGCCCTGTGTGACGGGTTATTTCCCCACCCAGCAACGGCGTTCGCCGGCGTTGGTGGACTCGCCCGATCTGCCCCCGGGGGATGTCTACTGTCGGGTGCCCCAGGACTCGACGGTGCTCGCAGTCCGTGGCGCACGAAATATCCCATGTCTCAACAAACCCGGAAAGCGGGCGCCGACCGCGCAGTTGTGCGAGAGCGACGAGGAGTACACCCCGCTCAACGACGGGATGAATTGGAAGGGCGATCCTAACGCCACTCTGTCCGGTCAGGACATCCCGGAGGTGCGTCGCGGACCCGGAGCGGCTCAGGTGTCCACTTCGGGTCCGGTGGCGCCGCCATCGATCGCGGTGACCGAGTACGACCCTGCAACCGGGACATACGTCGGTCCGGACGGACGGCTCTACACGCAGTCGAACCTGGTGCGGTCCGCTTTCGAGGTCAAGACGTGGGAGTCTCTGATGCTTCCCCCAGGGGGATGA
- a CDS encoding MCE family protein, with protein sequence MKDNLRGAVLRLTAFLAVCVMGTFGLLMIFAELRFYGEEVYRAEFGDVSGLETGDFVRIAGVEVGKVKAIDLDDNGIVHVEFSANSAAVLTDKTRAAIRWADMIGGRYLSLEEPERGSRPLQPGETIPRDRTAPALDLDALIGGFRPLFRALDPDQVNALSHQLIEAFQGQGSTISFLLRNTAEVTRTLADRDQLIGEVITNLNTVLGTFAEEHEKFDQSVDSLSQLIEGLHDRRTDISNAVAHIDGAAGTIGELLVQARPPLKKVVHETDRAAGIAVGDHEYLDNFLNTLPDTYRIIARQGIHGDFFSFYLCDLVLKLNGKGGNPVYVKLAGQDSGRCAPQ encoded by the coding sequence TTGAAAGACAACCTACGAGGAGCCGTCCTGCGGCTGACCGCGTTCCTCGCGGTGTGCGTCATGGGGACCTTCGGGCTGCTGATGATCTTCGCCGAGTTGCGGTTCTACGGCGAGGAGGTCTATCGCGCCGAGTTCGGCGACGTCAGCGGCTTGGAGACCGGCGATTTCGTCCGGATCGCCGGTGTGGAAGTCGGCAAGGTCAAGGCGATCGACCTCGACGACAACGGAATCGTGCATGTGGAATTCTCGGCGAATTCCGCGGCGGTGCTCACCGACAAGACGCGGGCGGCGATCCGGTGGGCGGACATGATCGGTGGCCGCTATTTGAGCCTGGAGGAGCCCGAACGCGGCAGCCGGCCGTTGCAGCCCGGTGAGACGATCCCGCGGGACCGGACCGCCCCGGCACTCGATCTGGACGCGTTGATCGGCGGCTTCCGGCCGTTGTTCCGGGCGCTGGACCCCGATCAGGTGAATGCGTTGTCGCACCAGCTCATCGAGGCCTTCCAGGGGCAGGGCTCCACGATCAGTTTCCTGTTGCGCAACACCGCCGAGGTGACCCGCACACTGGCCGACCGCGATCAACTGATCGGCGAGGTCATCACCAACCTCAACACCGTGCTGGGAACGTTCGCCGAGGAGCACGAGAAGTTCGATCAGTCGGTGGATTCGCTGTCACAACTCATCGAGGGGCTGCACGACCGCCGAACCGACATCAGCAACGCAGTGGCACACATCGACGGTGCGGCCGGCACCATCGGCGAACTGCTGGTGCAGGCGCGTCCGCCGCTGAAGAAGGTCGTCCACGAGACAGACCGGGCGGCCGGTATCGCGGTGGGCGACCACGAATACCTGGACAACTTCCTCAACACACTCCCGGACACCTACCGAATCATCGCTCGCCAGGGAATTCACGGAGACTTCTTCAGCTTCTACCTCTGCGATCTCGTGTTGAAACTGAACGGAAAGGGTGGCAACCCGGTGTATGTGAAACTGGCCGGCCAGGATTCCGGGCGGTGTGCGCCACAGTGA
- a CDS encoding MCE family protein: MSSAAGSSRRRSIGYALLLIASIVCLVVVCSVLFVGAHKSYAPVLLTSERSGLVMERGAKVKLRGVEVGRVAQITGGSEPVKLQLDIEPAKLRFIPANVEAEIEATTAFGAKFVNLIVPDDPSPQRLSPGDVLTSRNVSTEVNTVFQNLVGVLDQIDVSKLNATLSALADGLQGQGARIGEATTSAKEVLVAMNPRMDTVRENFRSLEGFGDAYAAAADDILDVLDAAATTGTTITERTGDLEDVLLSAVGFGQSGVDLLAPNSDNIVRAIRALQPTTDVLEKYHPTYTCLLQGSVFLLNNMAYDSMGGANGKSLIVDAGLLLGDDPYRYPQHLPRIAAKGGPGGKPSCGSLPDATKKFPVRYLVTDTGFGTGLDIRPNPGIGFPGLANYFPVTKAMPEPPRIYHPGGPAPGPEPPYPGGPPHGAPLYGPDGTPLWPPAP, encoded by the coding sequence ATGAGTTCAGCAGCGGGAAGTAGCCGGCGGCGGTCGATCGGGTATGCGTTGTTGCTGATCGCCTCGATTGTCTGCCTGGTGGTGGTGTGCTCGGTCCTGTTCGTGGGGGCCCACAAGTCCTACGCCCCGGTGCTCTTGACATCGGAACGCTCCGGGCTGGTGATGGAACGCGGCGCGAAGGTCAAGCTTCGCGGCGTGGAGGTCGGCCGTGTCGCCCAGATCACCGGCGGCAGTGAACCGGTCAAGCTCCAGCTCGACATCGAGCCGGCGAAACTGCGGTTCATCCCGGCCAACGTCGAGGCCGAGATCGAGGCGACGACCGCGTTCGGTGCCAAGTTCGTCAACCTGATCGTCCCGGATGATCCGTCGCCGCAGCGCCTCTCGCCCGGCGATGTCCTCACCTCCCGCAACGTCAGCACCGAGGTGAACACCGTCTTCCAGAATCTGGTCGGGGTGCTCGACCAGATCGACGTGTCCAAACTCAATGCGACGCTGTCGGCGCTGGCCGACGGACTACAGGGGCAGGGCGCCCGGATCGGGGAGGCCACCACCAGCGCCAAGGAGGTGCTGGTGGCGATGAACCCGCGAATGGACACGGTGCGGGAGAACTTCCGGTCCCTCGAGGGATTCGGCGACGCGTACGCCGCGGCCGCCGACGACATCCTGGATGTTCTGGATGCGGCGGCGACCACCGGTACCACGATCACCGAACGGACGGGTGACTTGGAGGACGTGCTGCTCAGTGCGGTCGGGTTCGGCCAGAGCGGCGTTGACCTGCTCGCACCCAACTCCGACAACATAGTGCGGGCGATCCGCGCCCTTCAGCCGACGACGGATGTGCTGGAGAAATACCATCCGACCTACACGTGCCTGCTCCAGGGCTCGGTGTTCTTGCTCAACAACATGGCGTACGACTCGATGGGCGGGGCCAACGGCAAGTCGCTGATCGTCGACGCCGGATTGCTGCTCGGTGACGATCCGTACCGCTATCCGCAACATCTGCCCCGCATCGCGGCCAAGGGCGGCCCCGGTGGGAAACCGAGCTGTGGATCGCTGCCGGATGCAACGAAGAAGTTCCCGGTCCGCTACCTGGTCACCGACACCGGCTTCGGGACCGGGCTGGACATCCGGCCGAACCCCGGTATCGGCTTCCCGGGCCTGGCCAACTACTTCCCGGTCACCAAGGCGATGCCGGAACCGCCGCGGATCTACCATCCCGGGGGACCCGCGCCGGGGCCTGAGCCGCCTTATCCAGGTGGACCGCCTCACGGCGCACCGCTTTACGGTCCCGATGGTACCCCGCTGTGGCCGCCGGCTCCGTGA
- a CDS encoding MCE family protein — MRQSTLGRRIGVLVGAVAVLSLVTGCSSWRGLNSVPMPGTAGGGPGSFTIQAHVPDVSTVQQNSRVRVGDVNVGTVTGIDLQDWHAVLTIRLDGEVYLPANATVQVGQTSLLGSTHIELGVPDKPEGRLREGSVIPLESGSAYPSIEQTLAALSLLLNGGGIGRVQDITTALSTAFTGREGDLRELIGELDTFMGNLDSQTDEIVAATESLNTLAGKVAAQTPVVEKALQVIPDALTVLSGQRDNVVEAVDTLGKFGAVANQIVTASKESVVAELGDLGPVLEAAANAGPDMTRALSHIAVFPWAKETVDKWFRGDYANLTAVIDLTLSRLDSSFFTGTRWEGDLTLLELQWGRTIGQTPSPYTAGNPLVVPYQADQGP, encoded by the coding sequence ATGAGACAGTCGACGTTGGGGCGGCGGATCGGAGTGCTCGTCGGCGCCGTCGCGGTGTTGAGCCTGGTGACCGGCTGCAGCTCCTGGCGCGGGCTGAACTCGGTTCCGATGCCGGGCACGGCCGGAGGCGGGCCGGGTTCGTTCACGATCCAGGCCCATGTGCCGGATGTGTCCACGGTGCAGCAGAACTCGCGGGTACGGGTCGGCGACGTCAATGTGGGCACCGTCACCGGGATCGATCTGCAGGACTGGCATGCTGTCCTGACCATCCGGCTCGATGGAGAGGTCTATCTGCCCGCCAATGCCACGGTGCAGGTCGGCCAGACCAGCCTGCTCGGTTCGACACACATCGAGCTCGGCGTTCCGGACAAGCCGGAGGGCCGATTGCGAGAGGGGTCGGTGATCCCGTTGGAATCGGGTTCCGCGTACCCGAGTATCGAGCAGACGCTGGCAGCCCTGTCGTTGTTGCTCAACGGCGGCGGCATCGGTCGGGTTCAGGACATCACCACCGCGTTGAGCACCGCCTTCACCGGCCGGGAGGGCGATCTGCGGGAGTTGATCGGTGAGCTCGATACGTTCATGGGCAATCTCGATTCTCAGACCGACGAGATTGTCGCGGCGACGGAGAGCTTGAACACCCTTGCCGGGAAGGTGGCCGCTCAGACCCCGGTGGTGGAGAAAGCACTGCAGGTGATTCCGGACGCGTTGACCGTGTTGAGCGGTCAACGCGACAATGTGGTCGAAGCGGTGGACACATTGGGCAAATTCGGGGCCGTCGCAAACCAGATCGTCACGGCGAGCAAGGAGTCCGTCGTCGCCGAACTCGGAGATCTCGGGCCGGTGTTGGAGGCCGCCGCGAACGCCGGGCCGGACATGACTCGGGCGCTGAGCCACATCGCGGTGTTCCCGTGGGCCAAGGAGACGGTGGACAAGTGGTTCCGCGGTGACTACGCGAATCTCACCGCCGTCATCGACCTCACCCTGAGCCGACTCGACAGCAGCTTCTTCACCGGAACTCGGTGGGAGGGCGACCTCACCCTGCTGGAACTGCAGTGGGGCCGGACCATCGGTCAGACGCCGAGTCCGTACACCGCCGGAAATCCGCTTGTCGTCCCCTATCAGGCCGATCAAGGACCGTAA